The Silene latifolia isolate original U9 population chromosome X, ASM4854445v1, whole genome shotgun sequence genome contains the following window.
TTGTATTGATATCAATTTCCAAACATGTAGTGATGGAAAGAGGAAATGTGCATGACACGAAACAATGGTGAAGTGGTCATTCTGCGGATCAGAAACCCCTCGGCTTCGCCTGAGCACACAAACTAATTAATAGCCCTTTCTAGGTGCGCCATCATTCCCCGGTTAACCGCCTATAATGGAACTGAGATCTGCTGACCTGCACTCTCGTCCTGAACTGAGCATAGACCTTCCCGTAGAAATCCAGTTTGTAACACAATCTGTGACATGAGAAGACAACCGATGAACATGTAGAACAAGTCCAATGCGATATTAAGTTCAGAAAGAAAACTTTAGGAAAAAAGCCAAGCAGAACCAAGACAGCACCTGCATACCACTTCTAATGCAGATAAAATTATCCAAATGCATGGATGGTTCGTATGAAACCTGAAGAAAATGTGCAGTGATGGGGTTAGAATTCAAGCAAAAAGCTCATTACAGCACCAAAAAGCAAGTAGTTACTCACTTTCAAAATATCAAGCTTCTTAATGAGGTCATTTCGAGTAAATCCTTTCGCAATATTTGCCCTGGACCAAGAAAGCAGAATTAAGCAACAGAAATTTAAGCAGCATCATGCAACAGCATTGAACCAAATTACTCCGGAAAGTATACTCCCTCCGTTCAAATTAAACACCAGGGGTCCACCGTTTTTGTGAGAGAGATTATGAATTTGTAGGGTGTCTGGATTTGAAGAGAGGGTGCATGCAATAAAACATTAGAACGTCAACAGTCTACCTCAAACTAAAACAAGGATTAGCATTATTCCAAATCATTAGTTTGATGGCTGCTTCTTGCCCAAGATACTTCGTCCACCTTCTGACCATCCACTAGCAGAGCCGAAGGATTAAAACAGGACAAGTCAGCATTAAAATTGGTGAATACCTTCAAAACATGctttgattgtttttttttttttttttgtcgcaTACAATTAATATGTATGTGTCTGGATTGACAATTTCTCTTTTTGTTCATCGAACATCGCCCTAAACAATTAAGTAGCACAAAATCATCATACTCAGTTGAAACTCACAACTGGATGGGAATAAGTTGTAGCTAGAGCACGTGCTTGTGTGCGGTCATCACCTCCCAACTCGGGCAAAGGAAGTGAGTTAGTGTCCTGTAAGCAAGAGTGACTTTGGTGAAGAATAAGTGATGAGATTGTTTCAAAATAAAACATTAGGAGTATATTGACAACATGAATTTTGTTGGGCGCTTGCCAAATAAAAATGATTACTCCCAAGAGAGGAAAGAAAAAAAGCAAATTTAAGGAGGAGTAAGGGTTGTTGTTAAACCTTTAGGAAAAGTAGCTTTCGGAGTATGCCATTGACCATATTCCCTGCACCTGGTCTTAATGCATACTTGGCAAGATTAACATTCTGTAGTGAAAACCGAAAAGAAGTACTCCATATTAGTTAGTATCTGGCATGCATAATGCATTGCTAGAGACAGAGAGAATGAGGCTAGAAGAAGTTGACCTCATCAACAACAGCATATGCGGGCATATCCAGTTTAACAATTTCATAGAATCCAATCCTAAGGATCTGGAAATCAGGAAATAATTAGAAAAGGCTAAGAAGATGTAAATAGTGGATAGTAAAGATATAGTACATATAGTCCAGGGTACCTGCAGGAGAAGAGGTTCCATATTGGTAAAGGTGTTGTGATGATGGCATAAAGAGTGAATGAGGTAATCCAGGTATTTTCTCCAACGAATTGTACCACCAACAATTTCAGTGACCTACAATAATAATTACAATGTAAACATAATTAATTAATGAGGTTAAAAGGAAGTTGTATGTATGGAGTAGTAGTAGAAATGAGAGCGACCAATCTGAGATCTCGGTCATCTAAGTCCCTGGTACGAAATCCAAGAGTCCTTTCAGCATAAGCCATCTCATTTTTACCggaaccctttcccttgtcattcaGCAAATCAGCAAAGGCACCCCCGTATTCTATTCGCATCAACCTTACAGCAGCAACTACACATTTAATCAATAATCATTCTCTTCTTTATAACCAAAACACAACCACCTTTAACCACTATTCTATACGGAGTACTACTACAACAACAAACAATTACAGTAACAAACACAAAATTATACCAGCTCTATGTGGTGAAACCACTGAATTGAGCTTCTGGGTTTTCTGAGGTGGAGAATTGGGATAGTGTGCGTTGCTAATTAATGTTTTTGAGTAAAACAATCGGGGTTTTTGGAACATGACAAAGGAAGAAGAACAAGATGATGATGAACAACAAGCTTCCATTACAATTCCTCTTCTTGTTTATTTTCCTATTCTTTCTATTTTGCGCTATCCATTCACTTGTACATCGTACTAATCTAGCACACTCTTTGGGTTTTGAAATgagacagctcgcgagcaactCGAGCTCGATTTGGTCAAAGCTCGGTTAAAGCTTGGCTCGTGTGAGCTCGGCTCGGGCTAGGGCTTAGGGTTCAGCTTGAGAGTTTAACGAGTCAAGTCGAGTTAATGTTGGCTCAGCTTAAAAAGCTCGTTAATGGTTCGAACTTGTGTAATTAGGTAATGTTGGGAATGTAACCCCAACATTATTGATCGGCTAGTAACATATGAGTCCTTATTTGTTTAGAGTTATATATGTTATATGTAACTAATATTTACACTTTAGATGTTAGAAGTCATTAGTAGTAAATAATTAGGAGTTAGCTTTTGAATGGAATAAAGACTCTTTATGTAGCTAGGTAAGTTAGGACTTAGGACCTTATATAAATAAGGGTCTTAGTCAATGTTGGAAAGTAAGAGTGTGTGCTTAATATCCCAAGTTAAGCATAGATTGAAATCTTAGCTAGTTACTAAGTGTTGGAGGATTGATTGTATTATTGTTAAGGTTTAAGAATAATAATACAAGTTGGGTTGTGGGTTAATCCCATAACAAAATATTGTGTCTTTGCATTTTATATCATTTGTACCAAAaaccccaacaagtgg
Protein-coding sequences here:
- the LOC141619732 gene encoding uncharacterized protein LOC141619732, giving the protein MEACCSSSSCSSSFVMFQKPRLFYSKTLISNAHYPNSPPQKTQKLNSVVSPHRAVAAVRLMRIEYGGAFADLLNDKGKGSGKNEMAYAERTLGFRTRDLDDRDLRLVTEIVGGTIRWRKYLDYLIHSLCHHHNTFTNMEPLLLQILRIGFYEIVKLDMPAYAVVDENVNLAKYALRPGAGNMVNGILRKLLFLKDTNSLPLPELGGDDRTQARALATTYSHPVWMVRRWTKYLGQEAAIKLMIWNNANPCFSLRANIAKGFTRNDLIKKLDILKVSYEPSMHLDNFICIRSGMQIVLQTGFLREGLCSVQDESAGLAVSVLDPQPGDCIIDCCAAPGGKTLFMASCLNGQGMISAVDINKGRLRILKETAELQNLDNLITCVHADLRTFSNSSESKFDKVLLDAPCSGLGVLSKRSDLRWNRRLEDLEELKTLQDDLLDAACKLVETNGVLVYSTCSIDHEENEERIAAFLLRHPEFQIDPVHKYVPSDFITKEGFFRSCPVKHSMDGAFAARLVRQ